From the Halorhabdus utahensis DSM 12940 genome, one window contains:
- a CDS encoding DUF4129 domain-containing protein, translating to MQVDRRTVGVVIVGVLGALALAFAAATLTSPAAQGGGSLVSTGDGSPALFQPDETLDPDPGPLPEPGPVLQAILVGLFVFTGLVSVYLLSIRDLVNIVIAVFVAGLGFWLLMALLSALVGPSGDIGSGEDTGAGLPSGSGGFGPLTGEAAPTSPLLLGAIGVVAVLALVILFGLSTDEPSPEQESEPDDEVPPETLTPVGAAAGRAADKLADQTTSTSNAVYRAWVDMTEALDVQNRQSTTPGEFAEAAIEAGMKPRDVEALTQLFEDVRYGDAAVSDERERQATDALRRIESTYAGDET from the coding sequence GTGCAAGTCGATCGTCGCACGGTTGGGGTTGTGATCGTCGGGGTCTTGGGCGCGCTCGCGCTCGCGTTCGCGGCCGCGACGCTGACGAGTCCTGCCGCGCAGGGTGGGGGAAGCCTGGTTTCGACCGGGGACGGCTCGCCGGCGCTTTTTCAGCCCGACGAGACGCTCGACCCCGATCCGGGCCCACTCCCCGAACCGGGGCCAGTGTTGCAGGCGATTCTCGTCGGGCTGTTCGTCTTCACTGGCCTGGTCTCCGTCTATCTCCTCTCGATTCGTGATCTGGTGAATATCGTGATTGCCGTGTTCGTGGCCGGTCTCGGGTTCTGGCTGCTGATGGCATTGCTTTCGGCGTTGGTCGGCCCCAGTGGCGACATTGGCTCCGGCGAAGACACCGGTGCTGGACTCCCCAGCGGATCGGGTGGATTCGGACCGCTGACTGGCGAGGCGGCGCCGACGTCGCCGCTCTTGTTGGGTGCCATCGGCGTCGTCGCGGTGCTTGCACTGGTGATCCTCTTCGGGCTTTCGACCGACGAGCCCTCGCCTGAACAGGAATCCGAGCCCGACGACGAGGTGCCGCCGGAGACACTGACACCGGTCGGCGCCGCGGCCGGCCGTGCCGCCGACAAACTCGCTGACCAGACGACCTCGACATCGAACGCCGTCTACCGCGCCTGGGTGGACATGACCGAAGCCCTCGACGTCCAGAACCGGCAGTCGACGACGCCGGGGGAGTTCGCCGAGGCGGCGATCGAGGCGGGGATGAAACCCCGTGACGTCGAGGCACTCACCCAACTGTTCGAGGACGTGCGGTACGGCGACGCGGCCGTCTCAGACGAACGTGAACGCCAGGCAACCGACGCGCTACGACGGATCGAATCGACGTACGCCGGTGATGAGACGTGA
- a CDS encoding helix-turn-helix domain-containing protein, translating to MSEPGREVEYSVEDVTDVFSDRTDYAEPLTASEVADELGCSRRTALNKLHELQASTELTSKKVGGRSRVWWIPVNVEN from the coding sequence ATGAGTGAACCGGGCCGTGAAGTCGAGTATTCAGTCGAGGATGTCACCGACGTGTTCAGCGACCGGACGGACTACGCCGAACCGCTGACGGCCAGCGAAGTCGCCGACGAACTGGGCTGTTCCCGCCGGACGGCACTGAACAAGTTGCACGAGCTTCAGGCGTCGACGGAACTGACCTCGAAGAAAGTCGGTGGCCGGAGTCGCGTGTGGTGGATCCCCGTCAACGTCGAAAACTGA
- a CDS encoding DUF7519 family protein, which yields MADTESPTPRLLLPAIAATALVVALTGTVQIAALVALGGAAGVIAGMRRGSRLVLGIGVTIQFWAVVVAALGALRVELVLLASMAVVLCWDLGEQAITVADQLGATGTGTRPFAVHAAGTLLVGTLCYCGVYGLYQIAGGGQPLLALVLLLGGGTVVLAGTRI from the coding sequence ATGGCGGACACTGAATCGCCGACCCCGCGGTTGCTGCTCCCGGCCATCGCCGCGACGGCACTCGTCGTCGCCCTCACGGGCACAGTCCAGATAGCGGCACTCGTGGCACTCGGCGGTGCTGCTGGGGTGATCGCGGGGATGCGCCGGGGGTCGCGACTGGTCCTCGGGATCGGGGTTACGATCCAGTTCTGGGCGGTGGTCGTGGCTGCGCTCGGTGCGCTCCGAGTCGAACTCGTCCTCCTCGCGTCGATGGCGGTCGTGCTGTGCTGGGATCTCGGGGAACAAGCGATCACCGTCGCCGACCAGTTGGGCGCGACCGGTACCGGGACCCGACCGTTCGCCGTCCATGCCGCCGGGACGCTCCTCGTCGGGACACTCTGCTATTGTGGCGTTTACGGCCTCTATCAGATAGCCGGCGGTGGTCAGCCACTGCTTGCGCTCGTCTTGCTGTTGGGCGGTGGCACAGTCGTCCTGGCCGGGACGCGAATCTAG
- a CDS encoding DUF58 domain-containing protein codes for MTATDGSTGETELNALGVGRALGVLGLLAVLGGLVTILQPSLASDTAFGYGFVTLLGVVILAASLRYWVGLALTTVESATPPSVEERREISIPGVAFDRTLADHRLTAVSRLRARRDVLDRLRSVAARIHERDHGGSDGQPDADVFGEDAETVLFDDADREQGLTGRLAAVRAKGTPLQRRVSDVVAELARQYDGERVSVEFDVPERTTATRPSAPGLRATNRFRLLKPMALSAVGVGVVFGSAALLLVGALFGGVAVYAAADSPPTAAVRVTRSVETDQPAPGESVRVTVSIENTGDRLLPDLTVIDRVPEGCSVTAGSPRHGTSLRAGATATFGYELEAVRGHHEFGDAAVIVRNLSGSFERVADVSADGDASITYDVTAVTDHSIPLRKQTSRSVGRVVTDVGGSGIELHSVREYRTGDPLNRIDWNRAAAGEDLATLQFREERSATVVLLVDARVEAYVAPEADAPSAVDRSVLAAAESASALLAADDQVGLAALSPRTCWIAPSSGHAHRTRIHEQLANAEAFDPRPPDRSFKPAIRLQSIRKRLPSAAQLLVFSPVCDDEVVDVVRRLGASGHATTVISPNATGGRTPGRTLARIERSLRLSRLREAGVRVVDWDAEESLALSLDKAGRRWS; via the coding sequence ATGACCGCCACGGATGGATCGACTGGCGAAACCGAGTTGAACGCACTGGGCGTCGGACGCGCCCTCGGTGTGCTCGGTCTGCTCGCGGTCCTGGGCGGTCTCGTGACGATCCTCCAGCCCTCGCTCGCGTCGGATACAGCATTCGGGTACGGCTTCGTGACGCTGCTAGGCGTCGTCATTCTGGCGGCCAGTCTGCGATACTGGGTCGGACTCGCACTGACGACGGTCGAGTCGGCGACGCCACCGTCAGTCGAGGAACGACGCGAGATCTCCATTCCGGGTGTCGCGTTCGATCGAACGCTCGCCGACCATCGACTCACGGCAGTCTCACGCCTGCGGGCCAGGCGGGACGTCCTCGACCGACTACGATCGGTTGCAGCCCGAATCCACGAACGGGACCACGGTGGTTCGGACGGGCAACCGGACGCCGACGTCTTCGGTGAGGACGCGGAGACGGTGCTGTTTGACGACGCCGACCGCGAGCAGGGGCTGACAGGCCGTCTGGCGGCCGTCCGGGCGAAGGGCACGCCGCTACAGCGCCGCGTCAGCGATGTCGTCGCCGAACTTGCACGCCAGTACGACGGCGAGCGCGTCTCGGTCGAATTCGACGTGCCCGAGCGGACGACAGCGACACGGCCATCCGCTCCCGGCCTGCGGGCGACCAATCGTTTTCGACTCCTCAAACCGATGGCGCTGTCGGCGGTCGGCGTGGGCGTCGTGTTCGGTTCGGCGGCGTTGCTTCTCGTCGGTGCGCTGTTCGGCGGTGTCGCCGTCTACGCTGCGGCCGATTCGCCGCCGACGGCTGCCGTTCGCGTCACTCGATCAGTCGAGACGGACCAGCCGGCCCCGGGTGAGTCCGTCCGGGTGACCGTCTCGATCGAGAACACGGGGGATCGGCTGCTCCCCGATCTCACGGTGATCGATCGGGTTCCGGAGGGGTGTTCGGTCACGGCCGGGTCACCACGGCACGGGACGTCGCTCCGGGCCGGCGCGACCGCGACCTTCGGGTACGAACTCGAGGCCGTCAGGGGTCACCACGAGTTCGGTGACGCGGCTGTCATCGTCCGGAACCTCTCGGGGTCGTTCGAACGTGTCGCGGATGTGTCCGCCGACGGTGACGCGTCGATCACGTACGATGTGACCGCGGTCACGGATCATTCTATCCCCCTGCGAAAACAGACGTCTCGAAGCGTCGGCCGTGTGGTCACTGACGTCGGTGGCAGCGGCATCGAACTCCACTCCGTCCGGGAGTACCGGACCGGCGATCCGCTCAACCGGATCGACTGGAACCGGGCGGCCGCCGGCGAGGATCTGGCGACGCTGCAGTTTCGCGAGGAACGATCGGCGACGGTCGTCCTGCTGGTCGATGCCCGGGTGGAAGCATACGTCGCCCCCGAGGCGGACGCACCGTCGGCCGTCGATCGTAGCGTCCTCGCGGCGGCCGAAAGCGCCTCGGCGCTGCTGGCTGCCGACGATCAGGTCGGGCTGGCCGCGCTCTCGCCCCGCACGTGCTGGATCGCTCCGAGTTCCGGGCACGCTCATCGGACCCGCATACACGAACAGCTGGCGAACGCGGAGGCCTTCGATCCACGACCGCCGGATCGGTCGTTCAAGCCCGCGATTCGCCTTCAGTCGATCCGCAAGCGGCTCCCGAGTGCTGCCCAGCTGCTGGTGTTCTCGCCGGTCTGTGACGACGAAGTCGTCGATGTCGTTCGCCGGCTGGGGGCCAGCGGACATGCGACCACGGTGATCAGCCCGAATGCCACGGGCGGCAGGACACCGGGTCGAACGCTGGCCCGGATCGAACGCAGTCTCCGCCTCTCACGACTTCGGGAGGCCGGTGTTCGCGTCGTCGACTGGGACGCCGAGGAATCACTCGCATTGTCTCTGGACAAAGCCGGCAGGCGGTGGTCGTGA
- a CDS encoding hydantoinase B/oxoprolinase family protein, producing the protein MSDGLDAIELEIVRTQLAGVAEEMGDVLIRGAYSPNIAERRDCSTAIFAADGRLLAQAEHIPVHLGAMPDAVDAVRKRDPEPGDVFVLNDPYTGGTHLPDLTMVSPVVHGERIVAYAASRAHHADVGGMAPGSMPAGARDIFQEGLRIPPTRLVAGGEVRQDIEELVLANVRNPAERRADLRAQRAANDRGGERIADLLAEHGERLRSAFDAVIEYSRERVEGEIAALPDGRYEARDVLEGDGITDADVPIEVTVTIDGDAMDVDFAGTAEQVAGNVNAPLSVAKSAVYFVVRCVTDPDVPPNQGCYDPVTVSAPKGSLVNPEPPAAVVGGNVETSQRIADVVFAALGEAAPERVPAAGQGTMNNLVIGSPAFTYYETIGGGAGATATADGSDGIQVGMTNTENTPIEALEAAFPLRVEAYAIRRGSGGEGERDGGAGLRRSIRLEAEATVSLLTERRRHPPAGRAGGGDGATGQNRIDGERVPAKTTREVAAGTVVTILTPGGGGHGPPDGDAAGNTDSAASDDVGNG; encoded by the coding sequence ATGAGCGACGGTCTCGATGCGATCGAGCTCGAAATCGTGCGCACCCAGCTAGCGGGGGTCGCCGAGGAGATGGGCGACGTGTTGATCCGCGGGGCGTACTCGCCGAACATCGCCGAGCGCCGGGACTGCTCGACGGCCATCTTCGCCGCCGACGGCCGACTGCTCGCCCAGGCCGAGCATATCCCGGTTCACCTCGGGGCGATGCCCGATGCCGTCGATGCGGTCCGCAAGCGTGATCCCGAACCCGGTGACGTCTTCGTCCTGAACGACCCCTACACCGGCGGGACTCACCTCCCGGATCTGACGATGGTCTCGCCGGTGGTCCACGGTGAGCGGATCGTGGCCTACGCCGCGTCCCGGGCCCACCACGCTGACGTGGGCGGCATGGCCCCCGGGAGCATGCCGGCGGGCGCGCGGGACATCTTTCAGGAGGGGCTGCGGATCCCGCCGACGCGCCTCGTGGCGGGCGGTGAGGTGCGGCAGGATATCGAAGAGCTCGTACTGGCGAACGTCCGCAATCCGGCAGAGCGCCGGGCGGACCTGCGTGCCCAGCGGGCCGCCAACGACCGCGGCGGTGAACGGATCGCCGACCTGCTGGCCGAGCACGGCGAGCGCCTCCGTTCGGCCTTCGACGCTGTCATCGAGTACTCCCGCGAGCGCGTCGAGGGGGAGATCGCGGCGCTGCCCGACGGTCGCTACGAAGCGCGCGACGTCCTGGAGGGTGACGGGATCACCGACGCGGACGTCCCCATCGAAGTCACGGTGACGATTGACGGCGACGCCATGGACGTGGACTTCGCGGGCACGGCCGAGCAGGTCGCGGGCAACGTCAACGCGCCGCTGTCGGTCGCGAAAAGTGCGGTCTACTTCGTCGTCCGGTGCGTGACCGACCCGGACGTCCCGCCCAACCAGGGGTGTTACGACCCGGTCACGGTCAGTGCCCCCAAGGGATCGCTGGTGAACCCCGAGCCGCCGGCGGCCGTCGTGGGTGGCAACGTCGAGACGAGCCAGCGGATCGCGGACGTGGTCTTTGCGGCCCTCGGCGAGGCTGCCCCCGAGCGCGTCCCGGCGGCTGGTCAGGGGACGATGAACAACCTCGTGATCGGGTCGCCCGCCTTCACCTACTACGAGACGATCGGCGGTGGTGCCGGCGCGACGGCTACTGCCGACGGGAGCGACGGCATCCAGGTGGGCATGACCAACACGGAGAACACGCCGATTGAGGCCCTCGAAGCGGCCTTCCCGCTCCGGGTCGAGGCATACGCGATCCGACGGGGAAGCGGTGGAGAGGGCGAGCGCGACGGTGGTGCCGGGCTTCGGCGGTCGATCCGGCTGGAGGCCGAGGCGACGGTATCGTTGCTGACCGAACGCCGTCGGCATCCACCGGCCGGTCGGGCTGGCGGCGGTGACGGTGCGACGGGTCAGAACCGCATCGACGGCGAGCGCGTCCCGGCGAAAACGACGCGAGAGGTCGCGGCCGGGACCGTCGTGACGATCCTGACACCGGGTGGCGGTGGCCATGGGCCGCCGGACGGGGACGCGGCCGGGAACACCGACTCGGCAGCGTCGGACGACGTTGGGAATGGATAA
- a CDS encoding DUF4129 domain-containing protein, translating into MAVDRRTAAVAVLGLLAVSALVLSAATLTDAAESEGDGGWINLGPDENAAGDIFSGTIDLPIPSQYLDELWTLLAAVSVLLLLSSLIVLDPDEIIRIVAGLLVTLSGGAIIGLLMGTIGMDESLISINGTVTNGTGLSLPTGESASPSSGALSPYLLGAGAFVVLIAVGLLFARSGDEDALDALGEDKDEPGGDTERLVSLGEAAGRAAAGIAASNVETSNAVYSAWLEMTDALDVTDPETTTPGEFAEAAVEAGMEPEHVDELTRLFEDVRYGDAPVSPARAERAEAALSHIEAAYAGDGA; encoded by the coding sequence ATGGCAGTGGATCGCCGCACAGCCGCGGTAGCTGTCCTCGGACTCCTCGCTGTCAGTGCGCTCGTTCTCTCGGCGGCGACGCTGACTGACGCGGCAGAATCAGAGGGTGACGGTGGCTGGATCAATCTCGGACCGGACGAGAATGCGGCAGGTGACATCTTCAGCGGGACGATCGATCTGCCGATCCCGTCGCAGTACCTCGACGAGTTGTGGACCCTGCTTGCCGCCGTTTCGGTTCTCCTTTTGCTTTCAAGTCTCATCGTCCTCGATCCGGATGAAATCATTCGTATCGTTGCCGGATTGCTGGTCACCCTGTCGGGTGGCGCGATCATCGGCCTTCTCATGGGTACTATCGGCATGGATGAATCACTGATCTCCATCAACGGGACTGTCACCAACGGGACAGGGTTGTCGCTGCCCACCGGCGAGTCCGCCTCGCCCAGTAGCGGTGCCCTCTCGCCGTATTTGCTGGGTGCGGGCGCGTTCGTGGTGCTGATCGCTGTCGGTCTCCTGTTTGCCCGGTCCGGCGACGAGGACGCCCTGGATGCTCTTGGGGAAGACAAAGACGAACCGGGCGGCGACACCGAGCGCCTGGTCTCGTTGGGGGAGGCCGCGGGGCGGGCCGCGGCGGGGATCGCGGCGTCGAACGTCGAGACGAGCAACGCCGTCTATTCGGCCTGGCTCGAAATGACCGACGCACTCGACGTGACGGATCCGGAGACCACCACTCCGGGCGAGTTCGCGGAGGCTGCCGTCGAGGCGGGGATGGAACCCGAGCATGTCGACGAACTCACCCGGCTGTTCGAGGACGTCCGATACGGTGACGCACCGGTCTCGCCGGCGCGGGCCGAGCGGGCAGAAGCGGCCCTAAGCCACATCGAGGCAGCCTACGCGGGTGATGGGGCATGA